The following are encoded together in the Streptomyces rapamycinicus NRRL 5491 genome:
- a CDS encoding FAD-dependent monooxygenase, producing MQQPRAVVIGAGVGGLTAAAALHRRGWSITVLERAARLEPVGAGISLAANSQRALDAIDLGDDVRALAAWQGGGGLRTPGGRWLSRMDSATTAERFGGPLVLLHRATLVDLLVSRLPRGVVRTGAAARLADPGAPGRPARVTTEDGDHEADLVIGADGIDSAVRRTLFPDHPGPRYAGFTTWRVVIPAPDRPFEPHETWGRGRIWGTQPLKDGRVYAYAAAVAPPGGRAPDDERSGLLRLYGDWHSPIPDVLAAVAPQDVLRHDIRYMAEPLPAYHRGRAALLGDAAHAMAPTMGQGGNQAIEDAVVLAHHLAPEITDPSAALAAYTRDRLPRTMDVVRRSARTARMITLTSAPAVALRDAAIAAVGRLAPGLALRSFDGIADWRPPAPTYPAGAQRKARSEETGENI from the coding sequence ATGCAGCAGCCCCGTGCCGTCGTCATCGGTGCCGGAGTCGGCGGGCTCACCGCCGCCGCGGCCCTGCACCGCCGCGGCTGGTCCATCACCGTCCTGGAGCGGGCCGCCCGCCTCGAACCGGTCGGTGCCGGAATCTCGCTCGCCGCCAACTCCCAGCGCGCCCTGGACGCCATCGACCTCGGCGACGACGTGCGCGCGCTCGCCGCCTGGCAGGGCGGCGGCGGACTGCGCACCCCCGGCGGCCGCTGGCTCTCCCGGATGGACAGCGCCACGACGGCCGAGCGGTTCGGCGGCCCGCTGGTCCTCCTCCACCGGGCCACCCTCGTCGACCTCCTCGTCTCCCGGCTGCCCCGGGGCGTCGTCCGCACCGGGGCCGCCGCCCGGCTGGCCGACCCCGGCGCCCCCGGCCGCCCGGCCCGGGTCACCACCGAGGACGGCGACCACGAAGCGGACCTCGTCATCGGCGCCGACGGCATCGACTCGGCCGTCCGCCGCACGCTCTTCCCGGACCACCCCGGGCCCCGCTACGCCGGATTCACCACCTGGCGCGTCGTCATCCCCGCCCCCGACCGGCCGTTCGAGCCGCACGAGACCTGGGGGAGGGGCCGGATCTGGGGCACCCAGCCACTCAAGGACGGCCGGGTCTACGCCTATGCGGCGGCCGTCGCCCCGCCCGGCGGCCGGGCCCCGGACGACGAGCGGTCCGGACTGCTGCGGCTCTACGGCGACTGGCACAGCCCCATCCCCGACGTCCTCGCCGCCGTCGCGCCCCAGGACGTGCTGCGCCATGACATCCGGTACATGGCCGAGCCGCTGCCCGCCTACCACCGGGGCCGGGCCGCCCTCCTCGGCGACGCCGCCCACGCGATGGCCCCCACCATGGGGCAGGGCGGCAACCAGGCCATCGAGGACGCCGTCGTCCTCGCCCACCATCTGGCCCCCGAGATCACCGACCCCTCCGCCGCCCTGGCCGCCTACACCCGCGACCGGCTGCCCCGCACGATGGACGTGGTGCGCCGCTCGGCGCGCACCGCCCGCATGATCACCCTCACCAGTGCCCCCGCCGTCGCCCTGCGCGACGCCGCGATCGCCGCCGTGGGCCGGCTCGCCCCCGGTCTCGCCCTCCGCTCCTTCGACGGCATCGCCGACTGGCGCCCGCCCGCCCCCACGTATCCTGCGGGGGCACAGCGGAAGGCGAGATCGGAAGAGACCGGGGAGAACATATGA
- a CDS encoding ABC transporter permease, protein MADLRTPHAPGRVRRLVPLGIRDLALLPAVVLLLVIGALGNPGFLTGDNLVNILGASSGLGLLVLAEAMILISGRMDLSLESIAGLAPALGFLVVIPAADAGFGTRWPTWAGLLLIPLVGAGVGAVNGALIVGLGLNGFIVTLAMNIVLRGVLIGLVSGRTLFSAPDAFFALGSRDWLGVPISVWLTALCFALAGFMLRYHRHGRAVYAIGGSAPAARAAGIRTGRVGWAVLVIGGALSGVAGLVLAGRVGALGANQGSGLIFTVFAAAVIGGISLRGGRGSLLGALLGTLLLGMLENLLALAQVSSFWIQAIYGGIILVALVVARLTTGEAQES, encoded by the coding sequence ATGGCTGACCTCCGCACACCCCACGCGCCTGGCCGCGTCCGCCGCCTCGTCCCGCTCGGCATCCGCGATCTGGCGCTGCTGCCCGCGGTGGTCCTGCTGCTGGTCATCGGCGCGCTCGGCAACCCCGGCTTCCTCACCGGGGACAACCTGGTCAACATCCTGGGGGCGTCCTCGGGCTTGGGGCTGCTGGTGCTGGCCGAGGCGATGATCCTGATCAGCGGCCGGATGGACCTCTCCCTGGAGTCCATCGCGGGCCTGGCCCCCGCGCTCGGCTTCCTGGTCGTCATCCCGGCCGCCGACGCGGGCTTCGGCACCCGGTGGCCCACCTGGGCGGGGCTGCTGCTGATCCCGCTGGTGGGCGCGGGCGTGGGCGCGGTCAACGGGGCGCTGATCGTGGGGCTGGGGCTGAACGGATTCATCGTGACCCTGGCGATGAACATCGTGCTGCGGGGCGTGCTGATCGGCCTGGTCTCGGGCAGGACGCTGTTCAGCGCGCCGGACGCGTTCTTCGCCCTGGGGTCCCGGGACTGGCTGGGGGTGCCGATCTCGGTGTGGCTGACGGCGCTGTGCTTCGCGCTCGCCGGGTTCATGCTGCGCTACCACCGGCACGGCCGCGCGGTGTACGCGATCGGCGGCAGCGCCCCCGCCGCCCGGGCGGCGGGCATCCGCACCGGCCGGGTGGGGTGGGCGGTCCTGGTGATCGGCGGGGCGCTGTCGGGGGTGGCCGGGCTGGTGCTGGCCGGGCGGGTCGGGGCGCTGGGCGCCAATCAGGGCAGCGGTCTGATCTTCACCGTCTTCGCGGCCGCGGTGATCGGCGGGATCAGTCTCCGGGGCGGCCGGGGTTCCCTGCTGGGGGCGCTGCTGGGCACCCTGCTGCTGGGGATGCTGGAGAACCTGCTGGCCCTCGCCCAGGTGTCGTCGTTCTGGATCCAGGCGATCTACGGCGGGATCATCCTCGTCGCGCTCGTGGTCGCACGGCTCACCACCGGGGAGGCGCAGGAGTCATAG
- a CDS encoding sugar ABC transporter ATP-binding protein, translating into MTREPPPLAEARGITKRYGPTVALRDAGIAVRTGASHGLVGRNGAGKSTLVAILTGLERPDAGTVAYDGEPAPAPADRAAWDRRVACVHQRSMVIGELTVAENLFLGRRPVTSRGLPVSWRRLRREARALLDTWGVPVPENAVARVLSVEDAKLVEIARALSRGTRFIILDEPTAQLDGRSAARLFGHMRRLQDAGVTFLYISHRLGEIYEVCRTVTVLRDARRIVTAPVGELPTRALIEAMTGGPAEPYRAPAPAAPPRPGAAGPVAVRIDRLSGPYFHDVSLTLAAGEVVGLAGLAGSGSHQLGAALAGLHRPTGGRIEILGRPLRTGSVPAALAAGVGCLPRDRHTEGLVPQLSVAENITMPVSGRLGPGGLIRPSARDAVARRAIDELEITTEGPAQPVTALSGGNQQKVAMARALATDPRVLVLIDPTAGVDVRSRRALLDVALRARAEGRAVLLVSDQPEDLRACDRVLVMAGGFVTAAYRAGWAERELIAAIEGVPLGHG; encoded by the coding sequence ATGACCAGGGAGCCGCCCCCGCTGGCCGAGGCGCGCGGGATCACCAAGCGGTACGGGCCCACGGTGGCCCTGCGGGACGCGGGGATCGCCGTACGGACGGGCGCCTCGCACGGCCTCGTCGGCCGCAACGGCGCGGGCAAGTCCACGCTGGTCGCGATCCTCACCGGCCTCGAGCGGCCGGACGCGGGGACGGTGGCGTACGACGGCGAGCCCGCCCCGGCCCCCGCCGACCGGGCGGCGTGGGACCGCCGGGTGGCCTGTGTGCACCAACGCTCGATGGTCATCGGCGAACTGACGGTCGCGGAGAACCTGTTCCTCGGCCGCCGTCCGGTCACCTCCCGGGGGCTGCCGGTCAGTTGGCGGCGGCTGCGCCGGGAGGCCCGTGCCCTGCTGGACACCTGGGGCGTGCCGGTGCCCGAGAACGCCGTGGCGCGGGTCTTGAGCGTCGAGGACGCCAAGCTGGTGGAGATCGCCCGCGCGCTGTCCCGCGGCACCCGCTTCATCATCCTCGACGAGCCCACCGCCCAGCTCGACGGCCGGTCCGCCGCGCGGCTGTTCGGTCATATGCGGCGGCTCCAGGACGCCGGGGTCACCTTCCTCTACATCTCCCACCGGCTGGGCGAGATCTACGAGGTCTGCCGGACCGTCACCGTCCTGCGGGACGCCCGCCGGATCGTCACCGCCCCGGTCGGCGAACTCCCCACCCGGGCGCTGATCGAGGCGATGACCGGCGGGCCCGCCGAGCCGTACCGCGCCCCGGCCCCCGCCGCCCCGCCGAGGCCGGGCGCCGCGGGGCCGGTGGCGGTGCGGATCGACCGGCTCAGCGGTCCGTACTTCCACGACGTCAGCCTCACCCTCGCGGCCGGGGAGGTGGTGGGCCTCGCCGGACTGGCCGGCTCCGGCAGCCATCAGCTCGGCGCCGCCCTGGCCGGTCTGCACCGGCCCACCGGCGGGCGGATCGAGATCCTCGGCCGGCCGCTGCGGACCGGCAGCGTCCCGGCGGCGCTGGCCGCCGGGGTGGGCTGTCTGCCCCGCGACCGCCACACCGAGGGGCTGGTCCCCCAGCTGTCGGTGGCCGAGAACATCACCATGCCGGTCAGCGGACGGCTCGGGCCCGGCGGGCTGATCCGGCCCTCGGCCCGGGACGCCGTCGCCCGCCGCGCCATCGACGAGCTGGAGATCACCACCGAGGGCCCGGCGCAGCCGGTGACCGCGCTGTCCGGCGGCAATCAGCAGAAGGTGGCCATGGCCCGAGCGCTGGCCACGGATCCGCGGGTGCTGGTGCTGATCGACCCCACGGCCGGGGTGGACGTGCGGTCCCGGCGCGCTCTGCTGGACGTCGCGCTGCGGGCGCGGGCCGAGGGGCGGGCGGTGCTGCTGGTCTCCGACCAGCCGGAGGATCTGCGGGCCTGTGACCGGGTGCTGGTGATGGCGGGCGGCTTCGTGACCGCCGCGTACCGGGCGGGCTGGGCGGAGCGGGAGCTGATCGCCGCGATCGAGGGGGTCCCCCTCGGCCATGGCTGA
- a CDS encoding SpoIIE family protein phosphatase, which yields MAIPQGIAPTETHVPFDMADAASALIDATGTIIGWTPAAERLLGYPAADAMKQSARMLLAAPEDAAKAEAIGSWCQEHDGWGGLGRLRHRDGRRIAVGLRISAMRDPDGEVSWLVSGIDVGSIPTWALSGSLLQAFLTRSPVGIAVLSPDLRYVWLNDTLERYGGLPREQRMGRRMAECLPGLDTEALEAQMRQVLKTGKPVIDYEYRGWTMAAPHREHAYSTSFFRLDNAEGRPVAVCYMGIDVTDRWRARERLALLNEASEQIGSTLDVMRTAQEVADFAVPRLADFVTVDLLESVLRGEEPSARPTRTIPAFRRAGQASIHEGCPESIAARGDPITISPASPFACCFLEGESVLDSELDASLQAWSGDDPARTRKVHEFGMRSLIVVPICARGALLGVASFVRSRHPDPFEEDDLLLAEELVARAALNIDNASRYSRERATALALQRSLLPHALSGGQAVEVASRYLPTDARSGVGGDWFDVIPLSGARVALVVGDVVGHGINAAATMGRLRTAVHTLADMDLPPEELLAHLDDLVIRLTEEEAGQEGVAAAVMGATCLYAIYDPVTRRCTMARAGHPTPAIVDPSGEVTFPTLPAGPPLGLGSLPFESAELELPAGSLIALYTDGLIETCDQDIDVGLSRLSNALGQAVLPLEELCRTVVDTLLTSPQTDDVALLLARTHGLGTGHVVSWDLPSDPAVVASARSLAMRQLAEWGLDELMTTTELIVSELVTNAIRHGTGPIRLRLIRHDVLICEVTDTSNTSPRLRHARTTDEGGRGLFLVAQLTRRWGTRYTEGGKLIWAEQDLPERDLPEHDLPESA from the coding sequence ATGGCCATCCCCCAGGGAATCGCGCCGACCGAGACGCATGTCCCGTTCGACATGGCGGATGCGGCCTCGGCGCTGATCGACGCCACAGGGACCATCATCGGCTGGACCCCGGCGGCGGAAAGACTTCTCGGCTATCCGGCGGCGGATGCGATGAAGCAGTCGGCCAGGATGCTGCTGGCGGCGCCGGAGGACGCGGCGAAAGCCGAGGCGATCGGCTCGTGGTGCCAGGAGCACGACGGCTGGGGCGGTCTGGGCCGGCTCCGGCACCGGGACGGCCGCCGGATCGCGGTGGGGCTGCGGATCTCCGCCATGCGCGACCCGGACGGCGAGGTCTCCTGGCTGGTCTCCGGGATCGATGTGGGCTCCATCCCGACCTGGGCGCTCAGCGGCTCGCTGCTCCAGGCGTTCCTCACCCGGTCGCCGGTCGGGATCGCCGTGCTCAGCCCGGATCTGCGGTATGTGTGGCTCAACGACACGCTGGAGCGCTACGGCGGGCTGCCCCGTGAGCAGCGGATGGGGCGCCGGATGGCGGAGTGCCTGCCGGGGCTGGACACCGAGGCGCTCGAGGCGCAGATGCGGCAGGTGCTGAAGACCGGCAAGCCAGTGATCGACTACGAGTACCGGGGCTGGACGATGGCCGCGCCCCACCGCGAGCACGCGTACTCGACCTCCTTCTTCCGCCTGGACAACGCCGAGGGACGTCCGGTGGCCGTGTGCTACATGGGCATCGACGTGACCGACCGCTGGCGGGCCCGGGAGCGGCTGGCACTGCTCAACGAGGCCAGCGAGCAGATCGGCAGCACGCTGGACGTCATGCGCACCGCGCAGGAGGTGGCCGACTTCGCGGTGCCCAGGCTCGCCGACTTCGTTACCGTGGATCTGCTGGAGTCCGTCCTGCGCGGCGAGGAGCCCTCGGCGCGGCCGACCCGGACCATCCCGGCCTTCCGGCGCGCCGGCCAGGCGTCCATCCACGAGGGCTGTCCCGAGTCCATCGCGGCGCGCGGCGATCCGATCACCATCTCCCCGGCGTCGCCCTTCGCCTGTTGTTTCCTCGAAGGAGAGTCCGTGCTGGATTCGGAGCTGGACGCCTCCTTGCAGGCGTGGAGCGGCGACGACCCGGCCCGGACGCGGAAGGTGCACGAATTCGGGATGCGCTCCTTGATCGTGGTTCCGATCTGCGCCCGCGGGGCCCTCCTGGGCGTGGCCTCGTTCGTCCGCTCCCGGCATCCGGACCCGTTCGAGGAGGACGATCTGCTGCTCGCCGAGGAACTGGTCGCGCGGGCCGCGCTGAACATCGACAACGCCAGCCGCTACAGCCGTGAGCGCGCCACCGCGCTGGCCCTCCAGCGGAGTCTACTGCCGCACGCCCTGAGCGGCGGCCAGGCCGTCGAGGTGGCCTCGCGCTATCTGCCCACGGACGCGCGCAGCGGGGTCGGCGGCGACTGGTTCGATGTGATCCCGCTGTCCGGCGCCCGGGTGGCGCTGGTGGTCGGCGACGTGGTCGGGCACGGCATCAACGCCGCGGCCACCATGGGGCGGCTGCGGACGGCCGTGCACACGCTCGCCGATATGGACCTGCCGCCCGAGGAACTGCTGGCCCACCTCGACGACCTGGTCATCCGGCTCACCGAGGAGGAGGCCGGGCAGGAGGGCGTGGCGGCCGCGGTGATGGGTGCCACCTGTCTGTACGCGATCTACGACCCGGTCACCCGGCGGTGCACGATGGCGCGGGCGGGCCACCCGACCCCGGCGATCGTGGACCCCTCGGGCGAGGTCACCTTCCCCACGCTGCCCGCCGGTCCCCCGCTGGGCCTGGGGTCGCTGCCGTTCGAGTCGGCGGAGCTGGAGCTGCCCGCCGGAAGCCTGATCGCCCTCTACACCGACGGGCTCATCGAGACCTGCGACCAGGACATCGACGTCGGTCTCAGCCGGCTGAGCAACGCCCTCGGCCAGGCCGTGCTGCCGCTGGAGGAGCTCTGCCGCACGGTCGTCGACACCCTGCTGACCTCCCCGCAGACGGACGATGTGGCCCTGCTGCTGGCCCGTACCCACGGTCTGGGCACCGGCCACGTCGTCTCCTGGGACCTGCCCTCCGATCCGGCCGTCGTGGCCAGCGCCCGCTCGCTGGCGATGCGCCAGCTCGCCGAGTGGGGTCTTGACGAGCTGATGACGACCACGGAGCTGATCGTCAGCGAGCTGGTCACCAACGCCATCCGCCACGGCACCGGCCCCATCCGGCTGCGGCTGATCCGGCACGACGTACTGATCTGCGAGGTCACCGACACCAGCAACACCTCGCCGCGGCTACGCCACGCCCGCACCACCGACGAGGGCGGCCGGGGGCTGTTCCTCGTCGCCCAGCTGACCCGCCGCTGGGGCACCCGCTACACCGAGGGCGGCAAGCTCATCTGGGCCGAACAAGACCTCCCGGAACGAGACCTCCCGGAACACGACCTCCCGGAATCGGCATGA
- a CDS encoding Gfo/Idh/MocA family protein, protein MRVGCVGLGDIAQKAYLPVLMARPGLEPHLHTRTPATLQRVADTYRVPDAQRHADLDSLLAAGLDAAFVHAPTDTHADLVTRLLEAGVPTYVDKPLAYHLAESERLVRLAEERGVSLMVGFNRRYAPGYAQCLDHPRDLVLLQKNRVGLAEDPRTLVLDDFIHVVDTLRFLAPGEVDHIDVRARVRGGLIHHVLLQLSGDGFTALGVMNRMSGSTEEVLEVSGQDTKRQVLNLAEVVDHKGQPSVRRRGDWVPVARQRGIEQITDAFLDAVRSGRRIGAEDALRTHELCERVVRDALESAGPAAGPPVAPAAGPSAV, encoded by the coding sequence ATGAGGGTCGGCTGCGTCGGGCTCGGCGACATCGCGCAGAAGGCGTATCTGCCCGTGCTGATGGCCCGCCCCGGTCTGGAGCCGCATCTCCACACCCGCACCCCGGCCACCCTCCAGCGGGTCGCCGACACCTATCGGGTCCCGGACGCCCAGCGCCACGCCGACCTGGACTCGCTGCTCGCGGCCGGGCTCGACGCGGCCTTCGTGCACGCCCCGACCGATACCCACGCCGATCTCGTCACCCGGCTGCTCGAGGCCGGGGTGCCCACGTACGTGGACAAGCCGCTCGCGTACCACCTTGCCGAAAGCGAGCGGCTCGTACGGCTCGCCGAGGAGCGCGGGGTGAGCCTGATGGTCGGCTTCAACCGGCGTTACGCACCCGGCTACGCCCAGTGCCTGGACCATCCGCGCGATCTGGTCCTGCTCCAGAAGAACCGCGTCGGCCTCGCCGAGGACCCGCGCACCCTGGTCCTGGACGACTTCATCCACGTGGTCGACACGCTGCGCTTCCTCGCGCCCGGCGAGGTGGACCACATCGATGTGCGCGCCAGGGTCCGCGGCGGGCTGATACACCATGTGCTGCTGCAGTTGTCCGGGGACGGGTTCACCGCGCTCGGCGTGATGAACCGGATGAGCGGCTCCACCGAGGAGGTCCTGGAGGTCTCAGGACAGGACACCAAGCGGCAGGTGCTCAACCTCGCCGAGGTGGTCGACCACAAGGGCCAGCCGAGCGTGCGCCGCCGGGGCGACTGGGTGCCGGTGGCGCGGCAGCGCGGGATCGAGCAGATCACCGACGCCTTCCTGGACGCGGTGCGCTCCGGGCGGCGGATCGGCGCCGAGGACGCGCTGCGCACCCATGAGCTGTGCGAACGGGTCGTCAGGGACGCCCTGGAGTCGGCTGGTCCGGCCGCCGGTCCGCCGGTCGCCCCGGCCGCCGGTCCGTCCGCCGTCTGA
- a CDS encoding FadR/GntR family transcriptional regulator: MNLSDSQTGGSGFTAPRRVSAMEAVLNHLREAIERGDYAVGDKLPSEAELCRRLEVSRPVLREALRALQTMGLTASRTGKGTFVISSGPVEDPTFGDYVASDLLEVRRHIEIPVAGYAARRRSAEDLDHLSHLLERMERETDTTAWVAMDTLFHLAVAQAARNPVFRRVIEEIRDALARQSAFLNELGGRREQSNREHRAIVEALADGSEHDAVEAMSHHLERVETTLTSIVRPAAADSRTTAPTEGGQQA; this comes from the coding sequence GTGAACTTGTCAGACAGCCAGACAGGTGGTTCCGGATTCACCGCCCCGCGTCGCGTCAGCGCGATGGAAGCGGTTCTCAACCACCTCCGGGAAGCGATCGAGCGCGGCGATTACGCGGTGGGGGACAAACTCCCCTCCGAGGCCGAGCTCTGCCGACGCCTGGAGGTGAGCCGGCCGGTGCTCCGCGAGGCCCTCAGGGCCCTTCAGACCATGGGGCTGACCGCCTCGCGCACCGGCAAGGGCACCTTCGTCATCTCCAGCGGTCCGGTGGAGGACCCCACCTTCGGCGACTACGTCGCGAGCGACCTGCTGGAGGTGCGCCGGCACATCGAGATCCCGGTGGCGGGCTACGCGGCCCGGCGCCGCTCCGCCGAGGACCTCGACCACCTCTCCCATCTGCTGGAGCGGATGGAGCGGGAGACCGACACCACCGCATGGGTGGCGATGGACACGCTGTTCCATCTCGCCGTCGCCCAGGCGGCCCGGAACCCGGTCTTCCGGCGGGTCATCGAGGAGATCCGCGATGCCCTGGCCCGGCAGTCGGCATTTCTCAACGAACTCGGCGGCCGCCGCGAGCAGTCGAACCGGGAGCACCGGGCGATCGTCGAGGCGCTCGCCGACGGGTCCGAACACGACGCGGTGGAGGCCATGTCCCACCACCTCGAACGCGTGGAGACCACCCTGACCTCCATCGTGCGGCCCGCTGCGGCGGACAGCCGGACGACAGCACCGACAGAAGGCGGACAACAGGCGTGA
- a CDS encoding sugar ABC transporter substrate-binding protein, which translates to MPHRLTTATAALLLLLLCGPAAAGCGGGADSDQVGVVLPLLTSPFWEAYNDEIPEQARKAGVRVLPTVNSDSDPGKQITDIDNLLAQDVKGLVVSPIDSAAIGPGLSAARRAHVPVVAVDVAPDRGRVAIVVRADNRAYGVKACHSLGRAVRRGTVVQIEGDLASVNGRDRTAAFDRCMARHHPDIKILDIAADWQAEKAAAGLEALYSAHPGIKGIYLQAGGVYLAPTLRTLQRHRALVPAGRRGHIAIVSNDGIPQELDAIRKGLIDATVSQPADLYAVYGMRYIKQAMAGKPFRAGPTGHGSTIVRLPGGNLEDQLPAPLVTRANVDDRSLWGNRV; encoded by the coding sequence ATGCCCCACCGCCTCACCACCGCCACCGCGGCCCTGCTCCTGCTCCTGCTGTGCGGCCCGGCCGCCGCGGGCTGCGGCGGGGGCGCGGACTCGGACCAGGTCGGGGTGGTGCTGCCGCTGCTCACCTCCCCCTTCTGGGAGGCGTACAACGACGAGATCCCGGAGCAGGCCAGGAAGGCGGGCGTACGGGTGCTGCCGACGGTCAACTCCGACAGCGACCCGGGCAAACAGATCACCGATATCGACAATCTGCTGGCCCAGGACGTCAAGGGCCTGGTCGTCTCCCCGATCGACTCCGCGGCCATCGGCCCCGGGCTGAGCGCCGCCCGGCGCGCGCATGTGCCGGTGGTCGCCGTCGATGTGGCCCCCGACCGGGGCAGGGTGGCCATCGTGGTCCGGGCCGACAACCGCGCGTACGGCGTCAAGGCGTGCCACAGCCTCGGCCGCGCCGTGCGGCGGGGCACGGTGGTGCAGATCGAGGGCGATCTGGCCTCGGTCAACGGCCGGGACCGCACGGCCGCCTTCGACCGCTGCATGGCGCGGCACCACCCGGACATCAAGATCCTGGACATCGCGGCCGACTGGCAGGCGGAGAAGGCCGCGGCCGGTCTGGAGGCCCTCTACAGCGCCCACCCCGGCATCAAGGGCATCTACCTCCAGGCCGGCGGCGTCTATCTGGCGCCCACCCTGCGCACCCTCCAGCGCCACCGCGCCCTGGTCCCGGCGGGCCGGCGCGGCCATATCGCCATCGTCTCCAACGACGGGATCCCGCAGGAGCTGGACGCGATCCGTAAGGGCCTCATCGACGCCACCGTCTCCCAGCCGGCGGACCTCTACGCCGTCTACGGCATGCGCTACATCAAGCAGGCCATGGCCGGGAAGCCCTTCAGAGCCGGGCCGACCGGCCACGGCAGCACCATCGTCCGGCTGCCCGGCGGCAATCTGGAGGACCAGCTGCCCGCCCCGCTGGTGACCCGGGCCAATGTCGACGACCGCTCCCTGTGGGGCAACCGGGTATGA
- the lnt gene encoding apolipoprotein N-acyltransferase, producing MALLAGALPALAFPAPSLWWWAYVALVPWLLLMRSAPTGRRAMRDGWLGGAGFLLAVHHWLMPSLHVFIVLLALLLGLLWVPWGWLTHRLLHGRPESGRVAAALVLLPSVWLMAELARSWEYLGGPWGLLGASQWQVAPALRLASVGGVWLLGFLLVLVNVAVTVLIAVARARTVALAGLAACGAAAAGAWAWVPQAKEPGTARVAVVQPGVVQGPGPRFERSAELTRQLAGRDVDLVVWGESSVAQDLTTHPGLRGRLAALSRTVGADLLVNVDARRGDMPGIYKSSVLIGPNGPTGQRYDKMRLVPFGEYIPARPLLGWATSVGKAAGEDRHRGTEPVVMNLPGSLRIGPLVCFESAFPDMSRTLAREGARMLVVQSSTSTFQGSWAPEQHASLAALRAAETWRPMVHATLTGESAVFGPRGEPVGPRMSTGTSAATVYTVPLGQGTSPYVRIGPWPVYGAMAALAVYCAAEGGRALRRRTDRRPGRPADRRPDQPTPGRP from the coding sequence ATGGCACTGCTGGCGGGCGCGCTGCCCGCACTGGCCTTCCCCGCGCCCTCGCTGTGGTGGTGGGCGTATGTGGCCCTGGTGCCCTGGCTGCTGCTGATGCGCTCGGCGCCCACCGGGCGCCGGGCGATGCGGGACGGCTGGCTGGGCGGCGCGGGGTTCCTGCTCGCGGTACACCACTGGCTGATGCCGAGCCTGCATGTGTTCATCGTGCTCCTGGCGCTGCTGCTGGGGCTGTTGTGGGTGCCCTGGGGGTGGCTGACGCACCGGCTGCTGCACGGCCGACCGGAGTCCGGGCGGGTGGCGGCGGCGCTGGTGCTGCTGCCGTCCGTCTGGCTGATGGCCGAGCTGGCCCGGTCCTGGGAGTATCTCGGCGGGCCCTGGGGGCTGCTGGGCGCGAGCCAGTGGCAGGTGGCGCCCGCGCTGCGGCTGGCCTCGGTGGGCGGGGTCTGGCTGCTCGGCTTTCTGCTGGTCCTGGTGAACGTGGCGGTGACCGTGCTGATCGCGGTGGCCCGGGCCCGTACGGTCGCGCTGGCCGGGCTCGCCGCGTGCGGCGCCGCGGCGGCCGGGGCATGGGCCTGGGTACCGCAGGCCAAGGAGCCCGGGACGGCGCGGGTCGCGGTGGTGCAGCCGGGGGTCGTCCAGGGGCCGGGGCCGCGCTTCGAGCGCAGCGCGGAGCTGACCCGGCAGCTGGCCGGCCGCGATGTCGACCTGGTGGTGTGGGGCGAGAGCAGCGTCGCCCAGGATCTGACCACCCATCCGGGGCTGCGCGGGCGGCTGGCCGCGCTGTCCCGGACGGTCGGCGCGGATCTGCTGGTCAACGTGGACGCGCGGCGCGGCGATATGCCCGGCATCTACAAGAGCTCGGTGCTGATCGGCCCGAACGGCCCGACGGGGCAGCGCTACGACAAGATGCGGCTGGTCCCCTTCGGGGAGTACATCCCGGCCCGGCCGCTGCTGGGCTGGGCCACTTCGGTGGGCAAGGCGGCCGGTGAGGACCGCCACCGGGGAACCGAACCGGTGGTGATGAACCTCCCCGGTTCCCTGCGGATCGGGCCGCTGGTGTGCTTCGAGTCGGCGTTCCCGGACATGAGCCGGACCCTGGCGCGGGAGGGGGCGCGGATGCTCGTCGTCCAGTCCTCGACCTCGACCTTCCAGGGGAGCTGGGCGCCCGAGCAGCACGCCTCGCTGGCCGCGCTGCGGGCCGCCGAGACCTGGCGGCCGATGGTGCACGCCACGCTGACCGGGGAGAGCGCGGTGTTCGGGCCGCGCGGTGAGCCGGTGGGCCCCCGGATGTCCACCGGCACCAGCGCGGCCACCGTGTACACGGTGCCGCTGGGGCAGGGCACCAGCCCGTATGTGCGGATCGGGCCCTGGCCGGTGTACGGGGCGATGGCGGCCCTCGCCGTCTACTGCGCCGCCGAGGGGGGCCGGGCGCTCAGACGGCGGACGGACCGGCGGCCGGGGCGACCGGCGGACCGGCGGCCGGACCAGCCGACTCCAGGGCGTCCCTGA